The DNA segment TTGTCCGTGATCTTCGAGATCGTGTCCTTCGACACCGACGCGCCGTACACGTCGGCGAAGTGCGCGGCGACCTCACCCGTCGTCAGACCGCGTGCGGTCAACGAGAGCACGATCTCATCGATCCCGTCCAGCCGGCGCTGACGCTTACGCACGATCGCCGGCGTGAACGACCCGTCGCGATCCCGGGGTACCTCGATCTGGACCGGACCGACCTCGGTCAGCACCGTCTTCGACCTCGTGCCGTTGCGTGCGTTCTCACCCGAGCCGGACCCGTGCTTCTCGTACCCGAGGTGCTCGGTCATCTCCGCCTCGAGCGCGGTCTCCAGCACTGTCTTCGTCAACCCGGCCAACAGCCCGTCCGGGCCGACCAGGCTCACGCCCTGCTCCCTCGCCTGCGCGAGCAACTGCTCCGCGATTTCCTGCTGATCGATGATCTCTCCCGTCACGGGATCGATCATCTCGCTTGTCTGACTCACTGCCTCACCTTTCGGTCAGGCCAGAACCCAGATCCACCGTTTCTCTGACAGTCCCGGCCACTGAGCCGAGCGCGCCGAGGTCGCTATAGGCGCGGACGGTGACGGAGGACCGTGCGTTTGCGATCGACTTCACCGGCCCGCCCAGAGGAGCGACGGATTGGGTGGTGCATGTGCTGAAGGTGAGCTTCGAACCGGTCAGGTTGCTTCCCGAGTAGACGCAGTGCGTGCCTGTAACGCAGCTGCCGATCGCGCGCGTGGTCGGGGCGTCGGGATCGACGACGGTCAGGATGACTTGTCCGTCTTCCCAGCTCACTTCGTTGGGCGCGGTTTGGACGCCGTCCGGGTAGTCGGCCATGACTTGGTCGATGCGCGCCTGAACATCTGACTCGGAGGCCGTCGCGGACTGAGCGGGTGGGATGGTCAACGCCGCAGCGAAGACCAACGCTGCGACGATTCGGGTTGCGTGCAGGGGAGAGCCTTTCATTCCCAGGCTGTGTAGCTGACGACCGCGGGGGCCTGGATGTCCGTGCGGTCGTTTCCCACATAGGTGGTCTCGGAGGAGAGGATGCCCAGTCCGGTGTCGGAGATGATGATCCGTTCGACGTACTCGCCGGGGGCTCGGCTGTCGGTGGTGAAGGAGATCCCGGTCCGTTCGAGCCGATCGGCCACACGTCCTTCGACCTCGAGGTCGGGCAGGGTGGCGAGGAACTCGAGTACCGCCCGGGTCTGCGCTCCGGTCAGCGCACGCTCACCGAGCAGGTCATGTACGAGGTTCAGGTAGTCCCCGGTGGTCGGATCGGGCACACCCGAGCCGGCCTGGAGGAACTCGGGGTAGGCGGCAGCATCCGTCGGGGGTTCGGCAAACACGTACGGGAACTCCCCGGGCGGGAAGTCCTGCTCCCAAATCAGCTCCCCGACCTGGTACCCATCGACTCGGATCTTGTTGCCGTCCGAGTCGTAGGGTTCGCCGCGGCGCACCTCGATCCGGGAGCCCTCCGGCCGGTGCTCGACGACGCGGACCTCGGGTTCGACGGCAACCGACTCGACCACCCCTTCGTCCCCGATGGTCAGGGCGAGGGCCCAGGACTGGAACCGGATCGACTCGGCCGCCGGGGTGTCGGGCAGTTCCTCGCTGAGCCGCATGAGCAGATCCTTCGACGTTCCCTCAACCGGGGTGACCGTGAGCAGCGGCGGCGTCGCGGTGGCATAGACCGGCGCCGGCCGCGCCGTGAGCATCCCCACCGCGACGGTCAGGAGCACCGCGAGTGCTGCGGCGACGGAGAGGTAGATCGGTGACCGCCGCGGCCGCTGCGGCTGCACACGGCCCGTCATGATCTCCTGCATGGTCGATGCTGCCGCCGGGGTGAGCGGGTCGCCGCGGCGGGGCAGGGCCGGGCGGGCCTGCTCGAGGCGCTTGGTCAGTTCGAACTCGTCCATGACACCTCCTCCGGGTTCGTTGCGTCCTCGCTGAGGGCGTCCTGCAGTTTCTTCCGGGCCCGATGCAACCGAACCCGCAACGTCGCCGGGGTGCAGCCGAGGATCCGGGCGATCTCCTCCCGGGACAGGTCCTCCCAGTACGCCATCCAGATCAACTCCCGATCCGCCGGCCCCAACCGGTTCACCGCCGCCCGCACATCCAACACCGCATCCGTAGCCGCATCCACCGGGGTGGGGTGATGTCGGCCCGCTCGTTCGACGCGCCTGTGGTGTCGGGTGCGGCTCCGGTAGTGGTTGCCCACGACGTTGCGGAGGGTGATGTACAACCATTCGATCGTGAACACGTGGTCGGCCGCGTCCCGCCGCCGCCATGCCTGGGCGAACACCTCCGCGGCCGCGTCCTGGGCGTCGGACAGGTCGTTCAACCGGTTGAACGCCGCCGCCACGATCACCGGATGATACGTACGGAACAGCTCCTGGAACGCGCCGTCAACCATGTCGACCCGACGTCGACACGGCTGCGGAGATCACCCTCACATTCTCAACTGTTTCCGCACGCCCGCCGAACGTTACCGGCCAGCGGGGTCAGCGTTGTTGGAAGTAGCGGACGAGGTGGGTTTCCCGAACGGCGGCCGTGGTGAGGGCGGTGGTGAGCAGCCATGCGGCGGATGCGGCGATGACGATGCGGGCGCCGGCGAGCCATGCCGCTGCCGGTGGGTCTGGGTTGTGCCAGGTCGCGGTGAAGGCCAGTGCGGTGAGCGTGAGCACGCATGCGGGGATCAGCCAGATCGCGACTTCGGCGAGGGCGATGCCGATCAGTGACGCACGCGAGACCCCGACGTGGCGGGCGGATGCGAGTTCGAGGCGGCGCAGCCGCACGCCGACGAAGGCGAGGGCCGCGGCGATGAGCGCTGCGGCGATCGTGAGGGCGGTGTTGGGCAGCGCGGTGAACGTTTCGCGGGGGTCGAGGGTGCGTCCGAGTGTTGGGTTCCATTGCGCGGCTTCCGCTGTTCCGCCGGGAGTCGCGATGACGGTGCCCATGATCTCGAGCGGGTTGTCGTTGGGGGGCCAGAAGCGCACCCAACACGCATCGAATGGTTCGCCGTCGGCGGTGACGCCGATCGCCGCGCCGCTCAGGGTGGAGTCCCGGCCGTCATCGGGGTGGTCGAACGTGGCTGCGATCGCCGTCGATGCCTCCTGCCCGACGAGGAACGAGCTGCTCGGGGCGTCGCCGAGGCCGAGCGATTCAGCGAGTTCGGCATCTACGAACAGACCTGCCGCGCGGTTGCGGAGATCGAGCAGGCGCGCCATCCCCTGCGTGGCGTCGTAGTACGGCGTAGGAAGGTCTGGCAGCAGGGCGAACCTCAGGGGCGAACCCGTGCGGGTGGCTCCGGCAGCGTCGACACCGTCGACCTGTGCGAGCGCGTCGCATGCCTGACCGTCGATGTCGTCGGGCGCGTCGATGCGGAACACCGACGCGCCGGAGTCGCGGAACGCGACGGCATCCGCCGTGACATCCACGACCCCACGGCTGGCCACACTGCCGAGGCAGACCGCGATGGCGAGGAACGCGAACGTGGACACCAGTCCGTGGCTCGCTCCGGACCCGAAGTTGTGGGCGGCTTCCCGCCACACCTCACGCAACCTCACGCCCGCACCTCTTCCTTCCGATCCGGCCGGCTGGGGGCGCGGCGGGCGCTACCGTGAGCAGGTCGACGACGCTCGAGCACACGGTGACGACGCGGGTGTCGTGCGTGGCGACGAAGATGAGCACCCCGTGATGTTGCAGTCCGGCCAGCGCGTCGCACACCTCGGCGGCGGCCGTCGCGTCCAGTTGCGCGGTGGGTTCGTCGACGAGCAGCAGGTCCGGCTTCGAGGCGAGCGCACGAGCGAGCAGCATCCGCTGACGCTCACCGCCGGACAGCATCCGGTACGGCCGGTCCGCGGCGTGCTCCAGCTTCAGCAACCCGAGATACTCACGCGCGATCCGGGTCGCGTCGGATCTCGTCGACCCGCGAGCGACCAGCGGAAGGCTGACGTGATCCACAGCGGTACGGCCCGGCACCCCGTACGGGTTCTGCGGGACGAGCGCGAGCCGCTGCACACCTGTGGTCTCGAGGACGCCGTGGGTCGGTTCCAGCCAGCCGCCGAGGATGGACAGCAGGGTCGACTTGCCGGACCCGGATGGGCCGGTCAGCGCGATCAACTCACCACCGGCCGCCTCGAAACTCAACCCCTCGTACAGGGTCGCGGCACCGGGGTGGGCGAAGGCGAGATCAACAGCCCTCACCCGCACGAAGCTGTCACTTTCGCAGCCGGAACGATGACGCGATCCACCGGGCGCTCGGGCACCGCGAAGACGGTGCCGAGCTCGCTGGCGAGGACCTCGACCGCCACCGTCTGCTCGCCGCCGAGGACCACGCAACCGGTCCTGGCATCGCTGACCACCACCGCCGAAGGCGGTATCCCGATCGCGGCGATCGGCTCAGCCAGACGAACCAGGACAGCCACCCCACCAACCGGATCCTTCACCCACTCGGCGAACGCGGTCGTCGCGGCCACCGCGCTCATCAGCGCCGGATCGGTCACCCGCCGATCCGCCCCGATCGGCACGACGACCTCGCCAGCCACCGCCACATAGGACCGCCCCGGCAGCTCACCCTCCGCGCCCGGAAGCGACAACCCGACCAGCGTCCCGCCGGCGACCAGCACCGGACTGCCAGAGCCGATGGCCAGGCCCACACCCACCTCGCACGATGCGACCGCTCCCACGCCGGCCGGAACCCACTGCACCCGATCCAGAGCGATTCGCCCGGTCGGTTCCACACGTGCCGCGTCCTGCATCGCCTCGACCGCGGCGACGGTATCCCACCCGTACCTGCCTGAAACGCTCAGCTCATTGCCCTGCTCGACCAGCGCCCGCTGCAACCCCTCGACATCCGCGCCTTCCATCCCGAAGCCCAGATCCCGCCAGAGCGGCACATCCGTCACGACCGCGATGCGAACCACACCATCCACGCTGAGCAGATGATCACCGGCCTTCACCACCGCACCCGGCGCGCACGACGAGGCCGTGACCATGCCGCCGGGACCGCTGAGCACCACCGACACCTCACGCGACAACTCCGGCACGGCCGCGACCGTGTGCGCATCATCGAACACCCGCTCGGTCACCGGCACCGCACGGGGCCCCTCCACCCCCTCCGCGGACGGCGGCAGCAGCGGCGGCAGCAACAACGCCCCGACCAGCCCACCGACCGCGAGGGCAAGAACTGTGAGGAGGACCCCCCACCTCAGACCCCTGCTCACAGTGCCAGCGGGTTGCTCGAGCACTGCTGCACGCGGGGGTCATCCATCGCAACCCCTCCCGGAAGCGTCGGCAGATCCGACGGCGGCACCGTCGCCTCCCCAGCCGCCGCACCGTCCGCCGCATTGAACTGGGCTGCGAACGCGTTCACGAAGCGATCCCAATCCTCCTTGGTGAAAGCGTCATCGACCACACCCTGCTGCCGCAGACACTCCACGATCAACGCACTGAAATCCTCATTGTCAGGATTCACCTGAAGCTGGTAGTAGAGCGGCTCGATCACGTACGTGGTCTCATCAGAGCACCGCCGCTCCGCCGCGACCTGCTCCGCGTTGGCCGGTCCGGGCGAGAAGTCGTACTGCCCGTTCGGCTGTGCCACAACATACATCCCCGCGTCCGCGACACAGTCGACATACCGCTGCCGAACCTCACGGAACTCCGCATCCGTGATCTGATCGTCGCTGAGCACCTCACGTTGAAAATCCGTCACCGCGTTCCGGCGCGCCTGCTCGAACTCGGCTGCATACGGTCCGCTTCCGTTACCGGATGTCTCCGGCGAGCATGCTGTTAGCCCGGCGATCAGCAGGAGCGCGCCGACAGCACCAGCAACACGTCCAGCGCGGCCAGCCACACGTACGGCGCGCCTACCCACTGACGCCATGATCAGCGCGACTCGATGACGTTCGATTTGTGGTAACGGCCGCTCGGAAGGTAGACGGTAGAAGTGAGCGCGGTCGTGCCGATCCACGGACCATACGACGCGTCGACCGGCGAGTTGGAGCTATCGGTGTAGTACCAGTTCTTGCGCGCCCGGATCGTCGAACCGTTGGTGCAGTTCGACGACACCTTGGCGGAGGCCTGAGCGGCTGTGTTCACCGAGAGGTATGCCCCAGAGCACACCGCCTGCGCTGGGGCAGCAACTACAACGCTCCCCATCATCGCGAGCGCCACGGCCACGACCGTTCCAAATCCGGCGCGCTTGCGCTTGGTCATCAACGTCATCTCTCACTCCTGTCGTTTCGTGCGATCGATCAGGGCCTCAGCGGTGAGGCCCGTGTCGGAGCCCTTGGCGGCTCACTCTGGTTGTTGCCAGACACCGCCGCGGTGTTACACGAAGCTGGCAGCCGGGACAGGATCGGCTCGCTGGGCCTGAATCGGACCGTCATGCCGGTCCTGAATGAAGTTGACATCGCCAAGAAGCGTCGCGAGCAATCACGCGCCCCAACGCCCGTGCCTGCGGCGCCTCGGTGATCGCAATGAGGGATCCTTCGGCGAGCAGGGCGACCGGTCATCGTACGGTGTCGTGTCGGGCTGACGAGGCGTGAGGCGCGTTCGCTTGGAAGCGGTCAGTACCACAGGCATTCATCCGTGTCTCGCGGCTCGAGATTCGAACGACTCCGGACGAGCTCGAAGCATCGGGGGTCGTCGGTGCCTCCGCCGATGCCGAATGCGATGGTCATCTCACCGTTTCGGCCGGTCGCCAAGAGCTGACCGCCGCGACAGTCACCCGACGTCGCGGTCAGATAGATGCTCTGCGTCTCTGCGTAGAGGGTCCAGCTCCCGGCGCAGCCGGCCGTCTCGGTCGACTTCGACCGAGGCCCATGACCGTCGATGATCCGCTTCGGCATGTCAGCCATCTCGAACGTGCCGTCCGCCTTCAGAACGAGCCGGCCCGATCCGTGCACCCAAGTCCCGACGACATCAGCGGGCTCTTCCGCGTGCGGATACACCGCGAAGAATCCGGTGCATCCGACGGTGCCGAACATCACCGAGAGGCAGAGCAACGTGAGGACGACGTTGCGCCCTCGCGATCTCGACCTCATGCGGCCAGGCGGGTAGCAGGACTGCTCCAGACCACCGGCACATCGCGCATGACGAGTACGTGGTCGAACTCTGCGGCGCCTGGAGGAAGTGCGTCGAAGAAGCTGGACTCGACGCGCGTCGCGTGACCCGGCTGCACGCGCCAGTCGTCCGTGTCGAGTCGAAGGGCTTCGAGTTCGCCGCCACGGGTCGGGGACCAGCCGATGGCGTCCTTTCGGAAGAAGTCGGAAGCCTCGGCCAGGTCGGCGAATAACGAGCTTTCGAACTGTTCGGCCGGAACGACGTCGACGTCGACGTCGACCCGCAGGTCGACCGCGTCGACGGTCACATGCAGGTTGTCGTCGGACTCGACTGACGT comes from the Agromyces marinus genome and includes:
- a CDS encoding peptidase inhibitor family I36 protein; the protein is MADYPDGVQTAPNEVSWEDGQVILTVVDPDAPTTRAIGSCVTGTHCVYSGSNLTGSKLTFSTCTTQSVAPLGGPVKSIANARSSVTVRAYSDLGALGSVAGTVRETVDLGSGLTER
- a CDS encoding RNA polymerase sigma factor — its product is MVDGAFQELFRTYHPVIVAAAFNRLNDLSDAQDAAAEVFAQAWRRRDAADHVFTIEWLYITLRNVVGNHYRSRTRHHRRVERAGRHHPTPVDAATDAVLDVRAAVNRLGPADRELIWMAYWEDLSREEIARILGCTPATLRVRLHRARKKLQDALSEDATNPEEVSWTSSN
- a CDS encoding ATP-binding cassette domain-containing protein; this encodes MRAVDLAFAHPGAATLYEGLSFEAAGGELIALTGPSGSGKSTLLSILGGWLEPTHGVLETTGVQRLALVPQNPYGVPGRTAVDHVSLPLVARGSTRSDATRIAREYLGLLKLEHAADRPYRMLSGGERQRMLLARALASKPDLLLVDEPTAQLDATAAAEVCDALAGLQHHGVLIFVATHDTRVVTVCSSVVDLLTVAPAAPPAGRIGRKRCGREVA
- a CDS encoding peptidoglycan-binding domain-containing protein, which produces MPVTERVFDDAHTVAAVPELSREVSVVLSGPGGMVTASSCAPGAVVKAGDHLLSVDGVVRIAVVTDVPLWRDLGFGMEGADVEGLQRALVEQGNELSVSGRYGWDTVAAVEAMQDAARVEPTGRIALDRVQWVPAGVGAVASCEVGVGLAIGSGSPVLVAGGTLVGLSLPGAEGELPGRSYVAVAGEVVVPIGADRRVTDPALMSAVAATTAFAEWVKDPVGGVAVLVRLAEPIAAIGIPPSAVVVSDARTGCVVLGGEQTVAVEVLASELGTVFAVPERPVDRVIVPAAKVTASCG
- a CDS encoding DUF2071 domain-containing protein codes for the protein MTITIPRMAATIERRLLVNYRVEPDAIAPTLPGGLRPQLVDGSAVAGVCLIRLGDFRPAWFAPKVGHRSESAAHRVAVEWDGPDGVRTGVFIPRRHSASRLAQLAGGRVFPGVHEHARVTSVESDDNLHVTVDAVDLRVDVDVDVVPAEQFESSLFADLAEASDFFRKDAIGWSPTRGGELEALRLDTDDWRVQPGHATRVESSFFDALPPGAAEFDHVLVMRDVPVVWSSPATRLAA